The nucleotide sequence AAAGTTATGTTTGTTTACTATATTCCATTTGACTAAACAAATCCACCCCTCCACCAGCTCCCCATTCACACCTTGGTCACTGTATTACCTTGGGTGGCGGAGGTGCGGGAGGAGACAGTTTCTCTCTGTCACAGGCCAATAATGCGGGCTTTGGCGGCAAAGGAGGTGGTGGATGGGACCCTGTCTCAGGACCTTGAATTAACAGGTACTCCTGCTCAGATATTTCTTCAATGCTGCGAGCCTGCATGATGGGCTTCCTGCTATCACTACCCATCGCGTTTGTATGAAGTATGCGCACCAACATGCTCTCCTGGTTTACATACAATTCAAAAGTGTCTAGTGGACGATCTGTCAAGCTGGCTACTAGCCATTCTTCTGTCATCACACTGTCAATTCTCAGAATCTGGATATCACTAaggggatcagaagccagagataAGTCTGAGCTGACCACTTTGATACAGCAAGGTAAAGGGTTCCTGCTCACAAGCTCCTGAATTGTGCACTTTCTGGTGTCATGGAAGCATTCTTCAAAATTCCCTTCTGCATTGAGTGGAAGCATGACGGTGCTTTTGGTGAGGATGTTTTCACACTGGAGAACTTTTCTGTGCTGTAGCTGGCCCCCGTCATGAAAAGTCAACGTCCTGTGTGCAATGGCTCTAAAGCAGTCTCCAGATCTGAATGACGATAACTCGGGTGCTTCTGCCACGTAGTCTCGGGATGCCATGAACTGAATTTCACCTTCCTCCTGCATAGCAAGGCCCACGTCATACACAATCCTGAAATGTCTACCCTCCTTAACAACCATCCCTCCGTAGGTGGGCGGGACGAGGAAGTATCTTCGAGTCTGCAGTGGAGAAACGTTTGAGACGAGGATGTTCTGTGCATTCGCCTTTCTGAGAATTTTTAACACATGGCCATTTTTAAGTTTGAGGTGCTTTGTCTTTTCCGATTGACTGATCAAATCTACAATTTTGATTGTCATCGGGAAAGCTTCTTCTGGCAGATTGTATACAGTGCTGATTGGTGATGGCTCTACAAGGAGGTTTTGCCTCGCTGAATGAATAAAATCAATCACATTTATATCCAGATCTGAAGGAATAGTCTTTGTGATAGCTGGAAGACCACcacctggtaaaaaaaaacacacacaaaaaaagggttAAGAAATAAGTGTTATAGCATCGATATCATACTGTATCTAGGTCTGTGTGAATGGTTT is from Rhinatrema bivittatum chromosome 2, aRhiBiv1.1, whole genome shotgun sequence and encodes:
- the LOC115085238 gene encoding protein THEMIS3-like isoform X1; this translates as MEQSWSSFVNSLSPDFVSRTVQVVEGNYQSGSLYNLSFSQGDLLTIVDVLITADLYENRKLGSISIPLSYKGLFHLIPDPTPFATVADLIQSVRLGNSMESPPCFKSTVSFCLRKEEVQRGETFSLIGTETVVKETFLQCKLIERRASPTVQLPMNCRGMFLECHDDQHYPINTIVKWKQLAGRNRKIKPVMGYPASSHGDFIPPNFCGHLELHPVISVKAVLRGGGLPAITKTIPSDLDINVIDFIHSARQNLLVEPSPISTVYNLPEEAFPMTIKIVDLISQSEKTKHLKLKNGHVLKILRKANAQNILVSNVSPLQTRRYFLVPPTYGGMVVKEGRHFRIVYDVGLAMQEEGEIQFMASRDYVAEAPELSSFRSGDCFRAIAHRTLTFHDGGQLQHRKVLQCENILTKSTVMLPLNAEGNFEECFHDTRKCTIQELVSRNPLPCCIKVVSSDLSLASDPLSDIQILRIDSVMTEEWLVASLTDRPLDTFELYVNQESMLVRILHTNAMGSDSRKPIMQARSIEEISEQEYLLIQGPETGSHPPPPLPPKPALLACDREKLSPPAPPPPKFER
- the LOC115085238 gene encoding protein THEMIS3-like isoform X2 — encoded protein: MEQSWSSFVNSLSPDFVSRTVQVVEGNYQSGLFHLIPDPTPFATVADLIQSVRLGNSMESPPCFKSTVSFCLRKEEVQRGETFSLIGTETVVKETFLQCKLIERRASPTVQLPMNCRGMFLECHDDQHYPINTIVKWKQLAGRNRKIKPVMGYPASSHGDFIPPNFCGHLELHPVISVKAVLRGGGLPAITKTIPSDLDINVIDFIHSARQNLLVEPSPISTVYNLPEEAFPMTIKIVDLISQSEKTKHLKLKNGHVLKILRKANAQNILVSNVSPLQTRRYFLVPPTYGGMVVKEGRHFRIVYDVGLAMQEEGEIQFMASRDYVAEAPELSSFRSGDCFRAIAHRTLTFHDGGQLQHRKVLQCENILTKSTVMLPLNAEGNFEECFHDTRKCTIQELVSRNPLPCCIKVVSSDLSLASDPLSDIQILRIDSVMTEEWLVASLTDRPLDTFELYVNQESMLVRILHTNAMGSDSRKPIMQARSIEEISEQEYLLIQGPETGSHPPPPLPPKPALLACDREKLSPPAPPPPKFER